TGGGGGTGGTCGCGCGGGCCGTGACCGGTTCGGGCTGGGGGGCGGCGCGGGTGGGTTCGGCGGTGACGCGGGGCGCTTCGGCGGACGCGCCAACCTTGACGCTGGCCGCGCCGGTGACGGCCGGTTCGCTGCTGATGGCCAGCGGGGCACGGACCTCCTGCATCCGGACCTCCCGCACGTGTGGGGTGGTGGAGACCACGACGCGGCGCGTTTCCGGGGCTTTCGGAGTTTCGCGGCGGGGAGCGGGAGGCGGCGCGTGGGGTTTGACGATCGATTCGACCTGGTAGCGACCGGCAGCCAGCGGGGTGATCATCAGGACGTCGTTCACGCCGAGGTTCTGGGCGTGGTACAGGCTGCCCAGTCCGGTGACGCGCCGGGCCTGGAGGTCCACCTGGGCGTGGTGCTCGCAGCTGTGGTCATCGATCAGCGTGATGGCGCCGGCGCTGGGGAAGGTGCCCTCCAGGTACTTGAGGAGACGCAGGCTGCCTTCCTGCAGGCAGGGTCGGGTGATGATGTAGCGCAGAGCTTTCACTCGTGGGTTCCTCCAGTTGGGCCGTTCCCCGGCGGGCGGGTGAAACGATTCACTGCTGAATTAAAGTGTTTCTAAAGTAGCAGATTTCGTCCTGTCAAGCGCAGGAATCCAGCCCCATCCGTCAGGCGCGCCTGACCTGCTCTGAGATCGTACGCTCTGCGCATGAACTGCACCCCCTGTTTCCTGTGAAGGTGGTGAGTGACGCGCTTCATGACGGGTGGACCCGAATGGGGGCCTCAACCGACCTGATGGCCTGACACCTTGGGCTGATCTCGGCCCGGAGGGGCGCCCGGCTGCTTTATGGTGCAGGCATGCACGACGCCACCCGGACCCTGATCGAGCAGTACTACGCCGCGTTCAACGCCGCCGATTTCGCGGGCATGCTGGCCCTGATGACCGACGACGTGCGGCACGACATCAACGAGGGCGGCACCCAGGTGGGCGTGGAGGCCTTCCGGGCGTTCCTGGCGAAGATGGACGCCCATTACCGCGAGCAGGCGCGGGATCTGGTGGTCATGAGCACCCCGGACGGCGCGCGGGCCAGCGCGGAGTTCGTGATTCACGGCGAGTACCTGCGGACCGATCCGGGCCTGCCGGAGGCGAGCGGGCAGCGGTACGTGCTGCCCGTGGGGGCGTTCTTCGAGGTGCGCGGCGGGAAAATCGCGCGGGTCACGAACTACTACAACCTGGCGGACTGGTCCCGGCAGGTGGGTGCTTGAGCCTGACCGTTCAGGCGGTGGGCGGCGCGGAGCTGGCGCCGTTCATCGCAGATCTGGCGCGGCTGCGGATCAGCGTGTTCCGTGAATTCCCGTACCTGTATGGCGGCAGCGCCGCGTACGAGGAGACGTACCTGCGCACGTACCTGGACGCGCTGGACGCCGTGGTGATCCTCGCGCGGGACGGGGAGCGGGTGGTGGGGGCCAGCAGCGCCCTCCCGTTGACGCAGGAGACGGATGAGATCCGCGCGCCGTTCCGGACGTCCGAGTTCGACGAGCGGGACGTGCTGTACCTGGGCGAGAGCGTCCTGCTGCCCGAATACCGGGGGCGCGGCCTGGGGCACGCGTTCTTCGATGGGCGGGAGGCACACGCCCGCGCACTGGGCCTGGGGGTCACGGCGTTCTGCGCGGTGCAGCGTCCGGAAGATCACCCGCTGCGCCCGCGGCCGTACCGCGCGCATGACGCCTTCTGGGCGGCGCGCGGGTACGTGGAACGCCCGGACCTGCACACGACGCTGTCCTGGCCGGATCTGAATGGCGGGCAGGAGACGCCGAAGCCCATGCGCTTCTGGGTGCGCCGCGCCGACGGGGTCACTTGAGGTCAGGGTGGTTGTGGGCGCGCTTCTCGGCTTCCTCGCGTTTCTTCGCCTGAGCCCAGCCGTAGGAGCGGAACGCGTCCACGGTGAACCACACCGCGAACACGGCGGCCAGGACACCCCAGACGACCCGGTTGCTGGTCAGCGCGGCGAACGCCGCCCAGGCGCACAGGGCCGCGAGGAGCAGGCTGAAGGCGAACACGAGGTGAGGCGGAACGCGGCGACCGAACATACCGTCAGTGTAGCCAGCCACACCTGACCGTGCTCTTCCGGCTCCTGGTCACCTCTCCCCCGTTCCGGACAGAGCGCGCGGCCCGCCCTCCGGAGTTCAGAGGGCGGGCCGCGCGACGTCAGGCAGGTCTAGTGACGTTCGCTCTGCAACTGACCGCCGCCCACGGCGTCCTCGAGTTTCACGGCGCCATGCTTGCGCATGACGCTCAGGGCCTCGTCGGCACGCTGACCGCTGGGGTCGCGGGCGATGACCATCACGTGCCCGTCCTTCATGCCGCCGTAGAACTTCTCGGCCTGGGGTGCGGGCACGCCCATGCGGCGCAGCAGGTTCACGAAGTCACCATGGTCGCTGCCGGCCAGCGCGCCGAACAGACCGCCCAGGGCGCCGCCGCCGATCACGCCGAACAGGATGCCCAGCACGCCGCCGTCGGCGTAGACGCGGGTGACGGGGATGATCAGCAGCAGCAGCCAGATGGGCACGGTCAGCAGGAGGCCGCCCACGATGCCCAGCCAAGCGCCCTTGAGGACGGCGGCGGACCCGGCGGGCTGTCCGGCTTCGGGGCTGACGCCGGTCTGCTGGGCGATGTCCTCCTGCGCGACGACGTCCGTCAGGGCAAAGCCGAGGTGGTCACGGTCAAAGCCACGCTGCAGCAGGGTCTGCAGCGCCCCCTGCGCCTGCTGGGGTTCGCGGAAGAGAGCAACGACACTTTCCATACCCTGCTTTGTAGCATGAGAAGCGCGTGACCTGCGAGGGACAAAGCGCTCGGGGCGCTGCGTGTGCCTTCATGCCCGGGCGGAAGGTGGGGGGGGTGGTACGTTTGGCTACCCCCCGCCTCCCTATACTGCGCGCATGACTGGCCTTCTCACCCTCGGCCTGCCGGATGCGGCGTTCGAAGCGCGGCTGCGCGAGGTGCTGCGCTCGCGGGTGGAGTTCATTGAGCTGATCGGCGACGATCTGGTCGCGGCGGGCGGGAAGCGGGTCCGGCCGATGATCGCGCTGCTCGCGGCGCAGGTGCTGGGCGCGAGTCCGGCCCGCGCGGACTGGGCCGGTGTGCGGGACCTGGGGGTGTGCGTGGAGCTGCTGCACTCGGCGTCGCTGCTGCACGACGACCTGATCGACGACGCGGATACGCGCCGGGGTCAGCAGGCGGCGTTCCGACGCTTCGGGAACGTCGTGAGCGTCATGAGTGGGGATTTCATGCTGGCGCGCCTGCTGGGGCTGCTCGCGGGCATGCCAGGCGGCGCGGCCCTGACCCGCATGTTCGGTGAGACCGCCAGCGTGATCTGCGAGGGCGAGGTGCTGCAGTTCCAGGTGGCGGCGTACCAGGAGTACGCCCTGGAGCACTACCTGACGGTGATTCACGGGAAGACGGCGGCGCTGACGCAGCTGGCGGCCGAGGCCCCGGCGGTGCTGCTGGGCGCGACGGCGGCGCAGCGGGAGGCGCTGGCGACATTCGGCCTGGAGTACGGCATGGCGTTCCAGATGCAGGACGACCTGCTGGATCTCGCGGCGGACGAGGCGACGCTGGGCAAACCGGTGGGTGGCGACCTGCGCGAGGGCAAGGCGACGTTCCCGCTGCTGCACCTGCTTAAGGGGCCGCATGGGGACGAGGTGCGGGACGTGCTGGAGCGCCGCGCGTCGCACGAGGGGGACGTGGCGCGCGTGCAGGCGCTGGCGGCGCAGGAGGGGGCCTTCGAGGCGACCCGCGCCGAGGTGCGCCGCCGCGCGTGGCTGGCGGTGGACGCCCTGCGCGCCCTGCCCGCCGGGGACGCGCGGGACGCGCTGGAGCGGCTGGCGGTGCGTGAGATCGAACGCAGCCGCTGAGCGGAGACGGCAGAAGAAGGCAGCAGAGGGGGGCCAGTGCGGCTCCCCTCTTTCCGTGGCGCTCTGACGGAGCGGTCCTGTCTGTACCCGGTTCAGCCTGACGCTCGTCCCGGCGCGTGGGACGCCATCCGGCAGCCGGTGTCAAAGGGCACCCGGAGGGGTGATTGCCGTTCGGCAGGTTACAGGCGGCCAGGCCACGCAGGCCCGAGGTGGAATCGGTTCAGGTTTTACGCGTGTTCAGCGTGAGAAAGTGGGGTTGACGCCTCCGTGGATACTGGATACAACTTCGGAGGTTCACGCCTCAGTCCACGCTCGTCATCGTGGGACGCGCCCCGGCCCGCACCTGTCTATGCGTCTCACCGGGCGCGTGTATGCTGCGCCTGAACCGACCACACCCACCACAGTTCCCACCGAAGGGAAGGAGAGCGTCAAATGCGGGCATCAGGACTCAACTGGCAGGGCCTCATGGAGCAACTCCGGCTGGCACTGCCCCACTGCGAGGTCACCGACCAGTCCCTCGCGTACTTCAAGTACCCCAAACGCACCGTCAGCGTGAACCTCCCGGTGCGCATGGACGACGGCAGCATCCGCGTGTTCCGCGGCTACCGCACCGTGCACAGCACCTCACGCGGGCCCAGCATGGGCGGCGTGCGCCTGCGTGAAGGCGTCAACGCCCACGAGTGCGAGGTCCTCGCCGCGATCATGACCCTCAAGGCCGCCGTGGCCGACCTGCCGCTGGGCGGCGCCAAGGGCGGCGTGGACGTCGATCCCGCCACCCTCAGCCCCCACGAACTGGAGGGCGTGGTGCGCCGCTACACCAGCGAACTGGTGGAACTGATCGGCCACAACGAGGACATCCTCGCGCCCGACGTGGGCAGCGACGCGCAGGCCATGGCCTGGATGCTCGACACGTACAACGAGAACACCGGCACGACCAGCAACGGCGTCGTGGTGGGCAAACCCATCCCGCTGGGCGGCAGCTACGGCAGCAAGGACGCCCGGGGCCGCAGCGCCGCGCTGGTCGCCGCGCGCGTGCTGGAAGACCGTGGCGAGAGCCTGGAGCGCGCCAAGGTCGCCGTGTACGGTTTCGGGGACGTGGGCCGCCGCGCCGCGCAGACCCTCGCCGCGCAGGGCGCGCTGGTCATCGCCGTGTCCGACCAGGACGGCGCGACCTTCGCCAGCGCCGGCCTGGACCTCGACGCGCTGTCCGCGTACCGCGAGCAGCACGGCAGCGTGGCGGGCTTCGCGACCGACATTACGCCCGCCGAGGTCACCGAGCTGGACGTGGACGTCCTGATGCTCGCGTACGACTACGGCACCCTCAACGCCGGGAACGCCCACGCCGTACGCGCCCGCTACGTCGTGGAGGCCACCAACCGCGCCGTGCTGCCCGAGGCCGAACGCTTCCTGACGGAGGCCGGCGTGCAGGTCATCCCGGACCTGATCGCCAGCATCGGCGGCGTGGTCGTGAACTACCTGGAATGGGTGCAGGACGCCAGCAACTTCTTCTGGACCGAGGAGGAGATCGAGGCCGCGATTGACCAGCGCGTGAACGTCGCCGTGAGTGACGTCATGGGGGTGGCCCGCACGCGCCAGACCGACCTGCGGACCGCTGCGTACGCCCTGGCCCTGAACCGCCTGCACAACGCCACCGTGATGCGTGGCGTGTACCCATAACCGCCTTCCCGGCGCGCTGAATTCACCAGCGGCAACGCGCGGGCCGCCCCGCGCGGCGAAGACGAACCACCACCCATACCCCCTCTCCTTCCCTGGAGG
The sequence above is drawn from the Deinococcus sedimenti genome and encodes:
- a CDS encoding general stress protein; protein product: MESVVALFREPQQAQGALQTLLQRGFDRDHLGFALTDVVAQEDIAQQTGVSPEAGQPAGSAAVLKGAWLGIVGGLLLTVPIWLLLLIIPVTRVYADGGVLGILFGVIGGGALGGLFGALAGSDHGDFVNLLRRMGVPAPQAEKFYGGMKDGHVMVIARDPSGQRADEALSVMRKHGAVKLEDAVGGGQLQSERH
- a CDS encoding Glu/Leu/Phe/Val family dehydrogenase, producing MRASGLNWQGLMEQLRLALPHCEVTDQSLAYFKYPKRTVSVNLPVRMDDGSIRVFRGYRTVHSTSRGPSMGGVRLREGVNAHECEVLAAIMTLKAAVADLPLGGAKGGVDVDPATLSPHELEGVVRRYTSELVELIGHNEDILAPDVGSDAQAMAWMLDTYNENTGTTSNGVVVGKPIPLGGSYGSKDARGRSAALVAARVLEDRGESLERAKVAVYGFGDVGRRAAQTLAAQGALVIAVSDQDGATFASAGLDLDALSAYREQHGSVAGFATDITPAEVTELDVDVLMLAYDYGTLNAGNAHAVRARYVVEATNRAVLPEAERFLTEAGVQVIPDLIASIGGVVVNYLEWVQDASNFFWTEEEIEAAIDQRVNVAVSDVMGVARTRQTDLRTAAYALALNRLHNATVMRGVYP
- a CDS encoding polyprenyl synthetase family protein is translated as MTGLLTLGLPDAAFEARLREVLRSRVEFIELIGDDLVAAGGKRVRPMIALLAAQVLGASPARADWAGVRDLGVCVELLHSASLLHDDLIDDADTRRGQQAAFRRFGNVVSVMSGDFMLARLLGLLAGMPGGAALTRMFGETASVICEGEVLQFQVAAYQEYALEHYLTVIHGKTAALTQLAAEAPAVLLGATAAQREALATFGLEYGMAFQMQDDLLDLAADEATLGKPVGGDLREGKATFPLLHLLKGPHGDEVRDVLERRASHEGDVARVQALAAQEGAFEATRAEVRRRAWLAVDALRALPAGDARDALERLAVREIERSR
- a CDS encoding GNAT family N-acetyltransferase — encoded protein: MSLTVQAVGGAELAPFIADLARLRISVFREFPYLYGGSAAYEETYLRTYLDALDAVVILARDGERVVGASSALPLTQETDEIRAPFRTSEFDERDVLYLGESVLLPEYRGRGLGHAFFDGREAHARALGLGVTAFCAVQRPEDHPLRPRPYRAHDAFWAARGYVERPDLHTTLSWPDLNGGQETPKPMRFWVRRADGVT
- a CDS encoding ketosteroid isomerase-related protein; the encoded protein is MHDATRTLIEQYYAAFNAADFAGMLALMTDDVRHDINEGGTQVGVEAFRAFLAKMDAHYREQARDLVVMSTPDGARASAEFVIHGEYLRTDPGLPEASGQRYVLPVGAFFEVRGGKIARVTNYYNLADWSRQVGA